The genome window TTCACCAGCGTCCGCAGCCCGGCCAGCCCCGGGTTCCAGAGGGTGGGGATGAGGACGAGCTCCCGGAGGCTGTGGAACGCGATGGCGGTTAGAAGGCCCAGGACCGGCCACGCCCACCGGGCGGATCCCCGGCTCAGCCGCGCCGCGGCGAGCCCCAGGCCGATCCACGCGGTGAAAAAGGCCTGGGCCAGGCCCAGGGTCGCCGTCCGCCCGAACGCCTCGCCCAGGCTCCAGCCCCGGGCCGGAGCTCCGAGGATGGTGTCCGCGGCCGCGAAGGCGAAGCCGGTCAGGGCGCCGTACAGGAAGCCGTCGTAGAGGCTGTCGATCTCCCGGGCATACAGCAGGAAGAATCCCAGCAGGAGCAGGCCCTTGACGATCTCCGCCAGCGCCGGCAGCAGGATCGCGTTCCCCCAGGTTCCCATGGTCAGCGGATCGAAGAGCGCAGCGCCCCCGGCGAGGACCAGCGGCCGCAGCAGGACGATGGCCATCGCCGAAAGGCTGCCCCAGAGGGCCGCCACGCCCATGAGGGTCAACGGCTCCTTTTCATAGCGATCGAACCACCACATCACCCCCGCGAAGATGGCGGTGGGGATCAGCGCGCCGACCATCGCGACCCCCAGCGCCGCGATCCCGGACACAGCCATCGGGCACCTCCTTTCCGCGCCGCGAATCGATGTCGCCCTCAGCGGGCGGCATAGGTGAACACATACAGATACGTGTAGTTCCCGGTGTCGACGATGTAGCCGGCGAACTTCAGGGTGCCGTCCTCCCGGTAAGCCTCAAAGGCCATGCTCCCGCTGCTGTGGCTGAAGTAGCCGGGCTCGTTTACCACACCGTCCTGATCGAAATCCGTGTCGATCAGCGCGTATTGAAACGGCGTGTGGATCGGCTGGGCGCCCTGGGCAGTGACCAGAAGCCCCTGGAACCCCTGCACGTTGGGGAAGAAGGGGCATGGGAAAAGGGTGTAGCCCGGCTGGTCCACCAGAGAGCAATCCCGGTTGACCCGCAGGCCGCCGAAGGGGAACTGCACCTGGATGCTCCCATCCCCCAAGGCGCGGACCTGGATGGCGGATCCGGCCCCTGAGGTCAGGGGCTGACATTGATTGGCGTTGACATCACAGGTGTAGCCGCCCGTCTGGACCAGGGTGAACCCTCCAGCGGTTCCCCCGGGGGCAGGGGCCACTGGCCCGCCGGGGCCGCCCTGCGGCCCGCCGCCCATCGGCCCGCCGCCCGCCCCGGGCGAGGGGGCCGGGGCGACCGGCCCGCCCCCCGGACCTCCGCCGCTGGGCCCGCCGCCCGAGACACCGGGCGTGCTAGCCGGTCGGACGGCCGGGGTGGCCGGCCGTACAGGATGCTGGTTCTGGCCCCGGAGGGCCAGAGCACCGACCCCACAGATCACCAGGCCGAGGATCGCCAGCCCGAGGAAGAGCAACCCGGCACATCCGCCCCCCACCAGCAGCGGCAGCCGGCTTCCTCCTGAAGATCCGGATGACTCCATGCTCGACATCGCTCCCTCCCGGAAGGTTCTGGGGATGTTCCCCGGATGCGGAACATAGCATAGGCGGGGGCTGGGAACATGTTGTGAACAACGGAGGCTGTTTTCAGATCGGCTCCCCGCGATGGAGGCGCTCGGCGAGCCAGCGGGTGAGCGGGGAGGGAGCGGCCTGAAGCTCCCGGCGAAGGGCCTCCACAGCCTGCTCGTAAATCCACAGGGCGCGGGATCGATGCCCCTGGCGGGCCCACGCCCGCATCAGAACCTGATAGCCTTCCTCCAGCCAAGGCGCGTCCTCGACGGCGCGCTCCGCCCAGCGGATGGCGGCATCCAGCTCCTGGAGGATCAGGGCGTCTTCCGCCAGCGCCTGGGCGGCTTCTGTCCGCAGGGCCCGCCAGCGTTCCTGATAGGGAATCAGCCAGGCTTCGTAGGGCCGATCGGGCAGCAGCAGCGGCCACTCCTCCAGGCGCTTCGCCAGGGCCG of Thermoflexus sp. contains these proteins:
- a CDS encoding PrsW family glutamic-type intramembrane protease — translated: MAVSGIAALGVAMVGALIPTAIFAGVMWWFDRYEKEPLTLMGVAALWGSLSAMAIVLLRPLVLAGGAALFDPLTMGTWGNAILLPALAEIVKGLLLLGFFLLYAREIDSLYDGFLYGALTGFAFAAADTILGAPARGWSLGEAFGRTATLGLAQAFFTAWIGLGLAAARLSRGSARWAWPVLGLLTAIAFHSLRELVLIPTLWNPGLAGLRTLVNALGVLVLLGIVVYGMGREQAWIARYLAEEVSAGVLPAPLYETLRSPTGWLAYRWGPLLRGDTAAWRRRGQQLQIAAELAFRKHQQATLGEARWESEIQRLREALRHLSA